One Mangifera indica cultivar Alphonso chromosome 4, CATAS_Mindica_2.1, whole genome shotgun sequence genomic region harbors:
- the LOC123214995 gene encoding beta-galactosidase 10-like, translating to MKLFLLLLFFFFFSTFFTFSSAGNVTFDKRSLIINGQRKLLISASIHYPRSVPAMWPGLVETAKEGGADVIESYVFWNGHELSPGKYYFGGRFDLVKFVKIVQDAGMYMILRIGPFIGAEYNWGGIPVWLHYIPGTFFRTDSEPFKFYMKRFMTIIVDLMKKEKFFASQGGPIILAQVENEYGWYQINYGEPGNRYASWAMQTAFSLNIGVPWIMCQQYTALPDYVIDTCNSFYCDQFTPTSPNKPKIWTENWPGWFQTFGGKVPHRPVEDIAFSVASFFQKGGSVQNYYMYHGGTNFGRTAGGLFISTSYDYDAPIDEYGLPRNPKWGHLKDLHRAIKLCEQVLLDSEPITLSLGPSQEADVYTDSSGACAAFLSNTDNKTDMIVEFQNASYHLPAWSVSILPDCKNVVFNSAKVSSPTSRVEMVPENLQATKWEIYEEKVGIWGQVDFMQNGLVDHIDTTKFASDYLWYNTSFYVNEDEEFLQKGNLPVLQIQSKGHALHVFVNGDLQGSADGADRGSAFKFTKPIPLKHGNNNISLLSMTLGLPSAGLYYEWMGAGLISVKIDGFNNGTVDYTLSRWNYKIGLEGESLGIYKPDCMNCVKWVSTAELPKNQPLTWYKTIVDEPTGDDPIALDMLAMGKGLAWLNGEEIGRYWLKESPLDDQCVQECDYRGTFSKWKCPTGCGEPTQRWYHIPRSWFKPTDNVLIIFEEKGGDPTKIKFVKRKISGYCALVGEDYPSATVNLKCPKNSSISEVKFASFGNPEGTCGSYRRGHCHDPTSFSVVEMACLNKNECAIELTDETFDKNYCTCETKKKLAVEVVCS from the exons ATGAAGCTCTTCTTGCtacttctcttcttcttcttcttctctacttTCTTCACATTTTCTTCAGCTGGAAATGTGACCTTCGATAAACGCTCTTTGATTATTAATGGGCAACGAAAGCTTCTCATTTCTGCTTCCATTCATTACCCTCGAAGCGTTCCTGCG ATGTGGCCCGGGCTGGTGGAAACGGCAAAGGAAGGAGGAGCAGATGTTATCGAGTCATATGTGTTTTGGAATGGTCATGAACTTTCTCCGGGCAAG TATTATTTCGGGGGACGGTTTGATTTAGTCAAGTTTGTGAAGATAGTTCAGGATGCGGGGATGTATATGATTCTGCGAATTGGCCCATTTATTGGTGCTGAGTATAATTGGGG AGGGATACCAGTTTGGTTGCACTACATCCCAGGCACCTTCTTTAGAACGGATAGTGAGCCCTTCAAG TTTTACATGAAGAGGTTTATGACAATCATAGTGGACCTTATGAAGAAGGAGAAGTTTTTTGCCTCACAGGGAGGTCCCATTATCCTTGCCCAG GTAGAAAATGAATATGGTtggtatcaaattaattatggAGAACCAGGGAATCGATATGCCTCATGGGCTATGCAAACAGCTTTTTCTCTAAATATTGGGGTGCCGTGGATAATGTGCCAACAATACACTGCTCTTCCAGATTATGTG aTAGATACTTGTAATTCCTTTTATTGTGACCAATTCACACCAACTTCACCAAACAAACCCAAAATTTGGACTGAGAATTGGCCTGGATG GTTTCAAACATTTGGGGGCAAAGTTCCACACAGACCAGTTGAAGATATTGCTTTTTCTGTTGCTAGCTTTTTTCAAAAAGGTGGCAGTGTACAAAATTACTACATG TATCATGGTGGAACAAATTTTGGTCGGACAGCAGGAGGACTTTTTATTAGCACAAGTTATGATTATGATGCACCAATTGATGAATATG gTTTACCAAGAAATCCAAAATGGGGACACCTCAAAGATCTTCATAGAGCTATAAAGTTATGTGAGCAAGTACTGTTGGATAGTGAGCCAATTACATTGTCACTCGGTCCTTCCCAAGAG GCTGATGTCTATACTGATTCTTCAGGAGCATGTGCTGCCTTTCTGTCTAACACCGATAACAAAACTGACATGATAGTGGAGTTTCAAAATGCTTCATATCACTTACCTGCATGGTCGGTTAGCATTTTGCCTGACTGCAAAAATGTAGTATTTAATTCTGCAAAG GTAAGTTCCCCAACCTCAAGAGTTGAAATGGTACCTGAGAATTTGCAAGCTACAAAATGGGAAATATATGAGGAGAAAGTTGGCATTTGGGGACAAGTTGACTTCATGCAAAATGGTCTTGTGGATCATATAGATACAACAAAATTTGCTTCTGACTACCTCTGGTACAATACAAG TTTTTATgttaatgaagatgaagagttcTTACAGAAAGGGAACCTTCCAGTTCTTCAAATCCAATCAAAGGGCCATGCACTCCATGTTTTTGTGAATGGAGACCTtcaag GTAGTGCAGACGGAGCTGACAGAGGGTCAGCCTTCAAATTTACAAAACCTATCCCTTTGAAACATGGGAATAATAACATTTCTTTATTAAGCATGACTCTCGGTTTACCG AGTGCTGGTTTATATTATGAATGGATGGGAGCAGGATTAATTAGTGTCAAGATTGATGGGTTCAACAATGGCACAGTTGATTACACACTGAGTAGATGGAACTATAAG ATAGGATTGGAAGGAGAAAGCTTAGGTATCTACAAGCCAGATTGCATGAACTGTGTGAAATGGGTATCGACTGCAGAACTGCCTAAAAATCAGCCTTTGACATGGTACAAG ACTATCGTTGACGAACCAACAGGGGACGACCCTATTGCTCTGGATATGCTTGCAATGGGAAAAGGTCTAGCTTGGTTAAATGGAGAAGAAATTGGAAGATACTGGCTCAAGGAAAGCCCTCTTGACGATCAGTGTGTTCAAGAATGTGATTACAGAGGCACGTTTTCGAAATGGAAATGCCCTACTGGATGTGGAGAGCCAACACAAAGATG GTACCATATTCCACGGTCTTGGTTCAAGCCAACGGACAACGTTCTAATTATTTTTGAGGAGAAAGGCGGAGatccaacaaaaattaaatttgtgaaaCGAAAAATCTCAGGTTATTGTGCTCTTGTTGGTGAAGATTACCCATCAGCAACTGTAAATCTCAAGTGCCCCAAGAACAGCAGCATCTCTGAAGTAAAATTTGCGAGTTTCGGAAATCCTGAGGGAACATGTGGATCCTATAGGAGGGGACATTGTCATGATCCTACTTCTTTTTCTGTGGTTGAGATG GCttgcttgaataaaaatgagtgTGCCATAGAACTAACAGATGAAACTTTTGACAAGAATTATTGTACTTGTGAAACTAAGAAGAAACTTGCAGTGGAAGTGGTATGCAGCTGA